TACATTTCTTTTTGGACTGTTCACCTGTTTCTGTATCTTCTTTATTATGCATATTTATCTGCATGCAAACCTGAAAAAGAACAGGTTGTACTGTTAATTGAGAAGTGCTTATTCTTTTCATATAGAcctcttttaaaacaaactgattCCATTACAGCTCAATAAGTAATGGAAGTACCTTACATGGTAGTTAAGCCAGAAAGCTGGGCTACTCACAAAACATGCTGTGGCCATACGCAGCCTGCATCACGTCGGTGTTCTCCCTctgagcacagccctgctgccacccctgccCACTGAACTGAGAGAATGCGGCTTTAACACACAGCAAACATGGACAGCTGAAACCAGTGTGTGCAACTGAGAACATGTACGTCGTCTGTCAGTGGTTTAAAATTTATCCTCCGTTATTTgaagacatggaaaaataaagccaatTAAATTGTGAACCAAACTTCAAAAGATAGGACTACATGTGTGGTACCTTGAGACTGGTGGAACAAGGCAGCCCTGGTCCCAGGGGTTGGTGCTGTAGCCTAGTGTTCAGGATCTCACCCAGAGACAAGAAGACTGTGGTTCTTGTCCATACTCAATGACTGTTCATGGCTTTTACCAATTACTTTAATTGGTCTTCAAATAAAACCAGGCATCCACGAGGTTAGGCAGGAGTTTCAAGGGTAACGCTCTTTGACTTTTATGACTTAACTGGGATACCTTTTATGGTAAGGCAAACGTTGGATTCACCACAGGTGGCTAAGCAAAATATAGACACCAACATTACTTTGAAGATCTGGTCTAGATTATAAGAGTTTCTCCattttgaggagaaaaagaatgagTTAAATGCAGCCTTCAATCCAACTATTTAAGCCAATCATAAGGAATTATATCCTTTGGTGCCTATGGGAAGGCTTTTTGATGTTGGTCAAATTTTTGTGTTCAATAGGTAACTTAAAAAAACACTCTTTGCTATGGTAGTCTGTAGATCATTGCGCCAGATTTGAGTGACACATGAAAGAGCAGATTCAGCCAATGACTAAAAATCcaagtattttcatttctaacTGTTCTTGTTGAGTTTGAGgtattgtgtttaaaataaagatcaAAGGGATTATGGAAAGGAGAGAAACTCCCGCTAATTGTTTGTTGAAACAAACCAAATTAAACATTAATCTTAGGGTAGAACCCCAATGAGAAGTAACGACTATGATCTTATACACTACAAGAGTTAAAGGCCTTCTTCACACAAGTGTGGTCTTTGTCTTTTACTGGAGAATTAACTTGGGTATTTCAGTACTGAACCAGAGTATATCTCTTCACTGTAGACTTCCAGATCATTGTCTTACTTAGCCTTTGCACTAGGCTTAATGTCTATTACAAGACATATGCTATACAGAGCAAAATTCGTCATGCGTATAACATGTGCATGATAGTTGTACCTTTGAGAGGTAGATATAATAGTCTGTGTTGAAGAGCTCTAAGGAACAAGCCACATACTTCCAATAAACTGTAGACTGTCAGTACCactcaccttttcttttttatgtctttCACATTTGCACTGTAGAACCTGTAATGTCCTACATGCGACTAATGCTGCTTTCCATCTAAAGTCTTTGCTGATTTTTTGCTTATGAAAGAATCTGAACATGTTGCATGCCATACTCTGTAGTGATTCTATTTCCTGTaaagagagcaagaaaaatatGTCCTGAGAAGCCTGTGCACCATTAATTCTTTATAATGTTggtttgtctttaaaaaaagcctccATCAGTTATCAttagtttcttttgctttcatagCGCCAGTCTTTTCCAATAAACCCCATAACTAATCTGACCTACCTGCCgtctcttaaaaatatttaaagtatcaattttaatagtaataacaatagcATAAGGATGTTAGGGAGAAATCGTAGCCATAATGAAATCAGCTGCTGCAGTCAGGAAAACGGAATGATTTTTGGAGTCAGTCCTTTTATCAAGTCATGATAAAATCTGCAGCAACAGCTGACACTTGTGCTTTCTGTCATTTGAGATCTGCCCAAACTATTAAAGCTTTCAGACGTGAAGTGAAAAGCTTAGCTAGTATgattttctataaaaaaaatcaaagcagatgTTGGGAAATTTTTATGTTTACTTCCAttggcaaaacaaaataagttttctgtactattttggattaaaaatataaaagaatctttatagtaggaaaaaaaaacatttcttggaTATGAAATTgctgaatgttttaattttaaatatatcagTTTACTTGACAAATTGTGCGATTCCAAATTCAAAAAAGGAACAACCCTGAATATCATGATTTGACTATTAAAAGGTAATATTACTCTCTATCACAATATGTTCTTTAGGGACTGGACTGTACAAAGAACCCATTTGAGTTTGTATTCTCTAAAGTAAATTCTGAGAAGTTAAATTTTACCTGAGTATCATTGCAGAAAAACACTTTgctattttcatgctttttattcTTGCAGCACCTGTCACGATACTCTGCAGACATATTTACCTGTAAAATATCATATATGTTTAAACACGGAAGTACTTTTAATCAAGTGAGCCAAGTTTCTCGCTAACAGCTGGCGATGTCAGCACTAAATTGTTCTGTAGCATCTCTTCAGGCGTAGCAGGGTCAGAGTACAGTTCTGAGCTTTTCCTTGGCAAGCAGGCAAAGAAAACCCCAATCCAGCTACAATTTCTAGAGTcattcacagaatcacacagaatcacagaatggtcggggttggaagggacctctgggggtcatctggtccaacccccctgctcaagcagggacacctggagccagttgcccaggaccatgtccagatggcttttgagtatctccaaggatggagactccacaacatccctgggcaacctgtgccagtgcttggtcaccttCACGGTGAAGAACTGTTTCtggatgttcagagggaacttcctgtgtttcagcgtgtgcccattgcctctggtcctgccactgggcaccactgaaaagagcctggctccatcctttTTGCctcctcccttcaggtatttctacacattgatgagatccccccaagcctcctcttctccaggctgaacagtcccagctctctcagcctttcctcataggagaggtgctccagtcccttcatcatctttgtggccctttgctagactctctccagtagctcTGTATTTCTCTAATACtgggggagcccagaactggacacaaaTCTATTCACTTTAAATCTTCATATTTTATTGAATTACTTGGTTCTTTGGTATTTTAGAACATGCAGGAATATTTAAATCTTACACAGACATCAAATACAATGTTTGTCAATGTTTGTCTCAATAAATACATGCCCCAGGCATCTAAACAGATTGTAACATTCACTTTACATATGCACTAACAGAAGATGTCCTAAGCAGTATCACTTGCTCCCTTCGCATGACCATAATCTTTTATCAATGGTTtattctctgggtttttttccttctacttaTATGGTTGTCATCGAGATGACAACTGAACCCAACTCAAGAAAattccttcactttcttcttcagcCCATATCCAGATAGCCTAACACAACCAGAAGGGCTTTAAAAAAGGCCTTTTAATCAAGTGAGCCAAGTCACATGACAATACTGTTAGATCTCCTAACTTGGGCATGCATATGAACACACCAGACAGCTCTTAaagtttttctgcagatttttgtgTAACGTTGCCTGTACTTCAGAACTTCATCCAAGATGAACAGAACTTCATCCAGGAAGTGTTTTCAAAACCAAGAGTTTAGGGAGTCAAATATTCACtgacaaaaatggaaaaaaaaactttggaaGATAATGCACATCTCTGCTTGTATCGCAACAGAACAAAGTTTTGCTGCAGTCATACAGCaccaagatttaaaaataaataatcaccCTAAACCCTATATATCTGTGGTTTCATTTGCTAACTGCTAAGGGATTTACCCATTCTCACTGACTTCCTCAGGTCATCATTAGTATAAGGTACAGTAACCATTTCTGAAGGCAGTTTATTGGCTGTGACTAAAGCAACCTAAGGGAAATCCTGGCCTCAGAAAAGGCAttagtaaaaattaaattaacttaTGGAAGTTTAGTATATAACCCACTAGTCATCTCCATAACTGCCTCCGAACATCAGGCTGAGGGACTGAAAGTTATGGACTTTGGCTCTGCAATTGCAGGAAAGTGCTTAGTGGGCAGTTACTATCACCCAAACAGCACTGTCCATAGTACCTGCTGTTAAGTTATAGCGACAAGACTATACACTGATTTTACATAGAAGACGAATCTCTCTTAaactgggaaaaataaagacagaaaaatgaagaaacttgCACAGTAGTCGCTTGTGCATGCCTATTCTAGGAAGTAAAAGCTCCAGAGTTCAGTACATTCCCATTACCTTTCACAAACATTAATTCATTAaggttttaattaattaattaattatttggaTAACAGTTTTAGTTCTCATACAGTCTCCTAAAAAACTATATCTCCTGAAAAACTCTGTAATATTTATTACAATAAAAAGGATAAAGACTTTCCAAATGTATCTGGAAGAATGGCATGGCTTCATTCAAATCCTTGATGGGGCACCCTGGGGCACAGAGCGCATCAAGCTTCATTCTGCAGTTGGGCGGTGGCCAGGCATTGCCACCTCCAGCCTGGGACATGCCCCCAGCTTCCCtggcccagcagctccagcagagctgggatgcGCCTCATGGCTCTCCACCACAGGAAGACAGCAGGACCTGCCTCCCAGAGGCTGTTATTCCTGTCATACGGTTTTCTCTTTTAGGTCAGCTATCTGCTCACCAACagggtttatttttgttctctagGAAACACTTGTCTCTGTCAGAAATAAGATGACAACTAAAGGGGCTACTTACCTGTTCTAACATGGCCGTGAATATTTTCCCCAACTTTGGTGCTTTGTTCAGGATAAGGTCATTGAGAAGAGAGAAGTACTCTTCTCTCTTTGTTATCTCAACAAACACAACATGATCAGAATGTTTTTGAAGATTAAATGATCGTTCCCTGACCCTAAAGATATTCTGTTTCCAGATGAGGGCTGATGTGTCTTGGTAAAGAAAGGTTAGAAACTACTGCCATAATGCTCTGAAGGATGGCGGTGGATTGTAAGTGTGAAGAAATACAATGGCTCCTGATTTCACCTTTGGGAAAGCACTGTGTATCGCTTGTATTTCATGCAAACAGATCTTGATTTAAGCCTGCAACAGAATGGtgaaaaatcccattttcatAGAAATGCCTCTGCTAATCCAACTATGTAAAGTGGTTTCTCCAATGAAAGTGTTCTTGACAGATTAATTTAATTGTTAATAATTCATGATGAAGAGTTGGAAGGTAGGTTTTGGGCATGGATTGGTAAACTGTTATGATACTGTTCTGCAAAGTTGTAATAAATCTGGCTGATAAAGCCATAATGGAGGAGATCTACAACTGAGAAAGTTaagtttttctctgctgttgaTTCTTTGTTGGCTAAACAAGATATATTAATaggtaaaatacaaataaacttCTATTGTATGAATTTTGTGCCTCTGCATTTGTATTCAAAGGACAACATAAAACTTCAGTCAAGAAGTCTACAATTAGAACAAATTACAGGTTGTGTAATGCTTTCTTCTCTTGATAAGAAGATATAAAGAGAAGTAGTCATGAAATTACTGCAGAAAAGAGtactttttaatgtaatatattatagaatcatagaatcgtttaggttggaaaagacctttaagatcatccacactatatatgtgtatatatatatttagggCCAAATAGTACTTGTGTCTAACTACATGGTGCACAGGCACAAATACCTGTATCACAGTATTTGTACATGCTAATAGGCAGCATCCACAGatttcagagattttaaaatgaCTGAATTGTCACACCCCCTCAAATAAAGCCACTATTCCAGGATAATGTGTGATTTTAAACTGGTCTTTTATCAGACGCTAACAttagagcttttttttattattatttgctatcatctaaaaataatttttggaaaGCCCAAGAGCTATTACATACCAGCTCATCGATGTCGTGGCTTAGTATATTCTCATACTTCACACGGatttcagtggttttatttCCCATTGCACAACTGGATGAATTCACTGGAGACAGAACAAGGAGCAGTGGCAGAACCCGAAAGATAGATCTAAAAAAGACTGGATTACAACAAGAGCAGTTAAGTACATATTAAATGCCATAGAGTTTACGCTGCATTAACAAATACATTCTGTAATCTGTTTAAATAGTTTACAAGGGATCTTTGTACAACCAAATGATTTGTACCTTGAGGGAAGGATTCAGCTCCAGATTAAGACACTATATGGGTGTCTAAACTCCCTCTTACTCAAGGATGATTCAGCCAGCGTGGTTAAGAGCCTACAGCTATTGAGCTGACCAGCCACTTGGTGTCTGTTTGGGCGGAATTAATCTCCAGGCTTCACTGCAAGCGTTGATGAGGTCTCTCCATTGACCAGAACCAGACCATAACCACCTAGCACATATGTAGACAAGTAAGTGTCTTAGTCAGATAGGTGCAGACATTCAAGTGTCTTAATCTGCAGCTGAATCTCATCCTAATTGTCCAGTTTTCATATCATATATTTTACAAATGCCCATGAACACATCTTCACATCAAAAGTGtgtttaaacacattttcaggctgACCAAATGTACAAATCCATACTAGTGGCCACAAAATGAGATAAGGCAGAAATACACCCTTGTCTGCAAGGTTTCTGCCATCTTTTGGTGCAAATCTCACTGTGCCTCACTTTGTTCCTCCCTTCAGTGGACCATCTTGCTTTGCTCAGACCCCTGGTCTTCTGTTCTTGCATGACACCCAGGAAAACAGGAATTCTGTGAGGAtgggcagagagagaaaggacCAAAATTTCAAAAGACCCCGAAGGAACTGACAGGGTAACTGGAGGCTGCAGGTGACTGGTCTGATGCTGGGAATGAGGGAAACTGGGTACAGGATGATACCGGGATTAGGAAGCTCATAATTGGACTCTAGCCTACAGCTAGACTGGCTAGGATGATGTTTAAATGgaaggttttgaaaaaaaaacagagctagAAATTTACGTTGGAGGATTAGCAAAGATCACAGCAGGTTCCCGGACTAGTATGAGCTGCTTCTACCCATCTCTGCTACACAGGAAGAACAGTAACTGCATACAGAGTAACTGGGGGGTTACAGCCAGGAAAGGCAGAAGGGATGCCCTGACCCTAGCTGCTATTTTCCATCCCCTCCGGCAAAGACGGGAGCATTGGGTACAGCCAATCCAGCACTCAGAGATGGGTGTCTCTGAACTTGGGCATCAGTAGTAAGCTCCAGCCTCAGACAGAAATCTTGAATAACTGAGAAGCAAGCAATGAAACTTGACCATAACCCTGTAGTGAGCCACCTAAGCTCTGTGATGCAAGAACCGCAGTCACACCACGCGCTCATCTGCCACGCAGAGAACAGCGTCCCTCACCGCCCACCCCAGCTGACTCCCACTGCACGCTCCTGCTTCAAAGCAGAATGCATACCACTTTTCTTGACTCCCAAAGCCTTTTTTTGTGATAGACTGCTTGTGGACATGCTGTTAGGCAGACCTCTGCTGTCCTAGAAACAGGACGGGAAATTTTTTAGCGGTACAAGCTGAATTCCAAAATTCTCCTTGTGGCAAGCTGCCTGCCAaattttaatgggaaatttGATGGCCTGAAAACCagattttctaacttttttgTATACTCATCAACAAAGTATACTCATCTATTAATATCTCAAAAAATCCAGCCTGAAGAGCTAAATGGATCCTAAATGGATCCTACATGTAGTAAATATAAAAACTAGGTAAGGCAAATCTATTCTGATCGTCAAGCTCCAAGCGGACACCTGAACTCCACAGAGAAAACTCCACCTTTGTAAATCTCTATGCTAACTATATCTATGCCAAGTGAATTATCAATTTGTAGGACTGagatttagtattttaaaagacgtttacaaaaaaatgcaagaactCAATTACAGGACAACATTTTTCCAATATACCATTGCACCTCTTGATTCCAGTGCAAAAAAAGAACTGCAATGCTTGTTGCCAAATGACAGTGATACAAGCAACTTGGATATGTTGCTTCAGAGATATGCTTCAAAAGACACAAATAACAACCttctaaattaaaatcaatCTAGCAGATGCCATCACTTAAAACTTGGGTTTGTCCGGCAACAAGTGGAGATAATAGGCGAAAACTGCAAAGTCACTTCTTTTATGTTTACTTTCTCTATATTGTACAGATTGTGAATCTTTTGTAAACGAGGAAATTACAGAATCAGAGCAGATAATTCTGAAAGAGATGTTGCACACTCATGAAGTCCCTTGACTCATCACAGGATCGTGATGAAACCTGTTCAGCCATTGCTAAACGAGTTCCCTGGAACCCATTAGACGAATCTCACAAAAAGTTTCAGGAGCTTTGGACTGAGGATTGAAAGGATTTTTCCTGAAGTTAGGTAACTTCAAAAGAAGCGGAACGGATAGCGCTCCATACGACCAGCACTTTGAAAGAGCGAGCGCGTGTATGACTGGTAACGCTCCATCCTTTCAGTAAACTCCCCAAAACTCGTAAATCCTATCTGGAAAGCCCCAAGAAATTCTCCCAGAAAAGCCAGGAAGCGCTAGTATTCCAGTAtttccaaatattaaaaagcccctcttgtgttttttaattcaaaaacCCCCCCTTGTGCGTGCAGCCTGGAAGCGGCACTCCAGGCGCGCCCACGCCTCAGGCGTGTTCCCGGCCGGCGCCCGCGGGCTCCCTGCCGCAGCCGGCCCGCGGGGCCACCCGgcccccaaaaaaccacccgCGTCTCGGCGGGCGGCACCCTctgcccccccgccgcggctgcccggccccgctccgcagCCCGCAGGCCCCAGGGGAGCGCGTACGAGCGAGCTTTTCTCCCTCCGCCCGGCGGAACCCGCGCAAAGGTGCGGGCGGGCGCGCCGCGGCGCGGTGCGGCGGGCGGCTCCCGCCgggcgaggggccggggccccgccggcccccccggccctgcgccGCACCTGCGCCCCTccggcgggcagcgcggagcggcgcgCAGCCAGGCttcgccgccgctcccccgccccgcaccgTCCCGCTGCCTTCGCCGCTCCCGGGCCTCGCTTCCCGGCAGCGGGCGGGATGGGAACCGGCcgcttttactttcattctgaggagaaaaggggaaaaaaaaaaaaaaaaaaaaaaaaagaaaagaaaagcaaaactgggAATTTCCCCCGCCGTCACCACCGGCTTAAAAAGGCACCGGGAGGCACCGCGCCGCCAGAGCGCAGGGGCGGCGAGGCCGGCAGCGCGGAGACAGCGGAGCCGGTGAGCAGCCGGCGCGGccgggggcgcggagcggcgcggcggagcccagcccggcccggcccgggcgcAGGTGGAGCGGGGCGCCCCGCGCGcctctgcccgccgccgcctgccgagcggcgcggagcggcgcggagcggcgcggtgcggcgcggcgcggcgcgcgCTCCTTACCATGGAACATGGtccgcgggggggggcggcggggagctgcGCCGGCGGCTCCGCGGTCATGGTGGCGGCGCCGTCTCGCCCATGGTTGCCCGCGGCCCGCGGAGCGCCGCGCAGGGGGGCGAGAGGAGCCGCGGCGGCCGGGAGGGGCTCagcggccccccgccgcccgcctgccGTCGGGGGGCGCGGCGCTGTCAGAGGCGGCTGCGGGACGGCCGCGCCGTGCTTGTCCCATGGGGCTTCCGCCGGCGGCAGGTAGTTTCACTTTCCGCTCCGCCGGCAGCCGCGGTGCTCCCCGCAGGCGTCGCCGGGCTCCGCGGCCTCAGCGCGGCGAGGCGGGCGCGGGCGGCTGGCCGGCCGCCACGGGAGGGGGCATCCCCGCTCCGCCGGCGGGGAGCTCGGCGGGGCGtcccgggccggcggcgggcaggggacgcggccggggccggggaggagggCGAGAGCGGCGGGCGGGATCCCCCGCGGGCGGCCCGGAGCGGAGCGGCTGTGGCGGGGCCGTGCCGTGGCGGCCGGGGTTACATAGAGTCCCGGCTACACGCCCAGTGCCGTGTGCGCGGccagggagggaaggatggaCCTTGGCAGTGCGCGTGGAAAGAGCCGCTCATCCGCGGGGAGGAAATCCtcggaggaaaaaaaaaaaaaaacaaaaaaaaagcacaccaAAAAGAGgttggggaagggaaaaaaaaaaaaaaaagcacaccaAAAAGAGgttggggaagggaaaaaaaaaaaaaaagcacaccaAAAAGAGgttggggaagggaaaaaaaaaaaaaaaaaggggtgttGTGGAGTCGCTCTTTTGGAGCAGAGACACTTTGTTTCTCAGCTGCCCCGCAGTGCCCTGTCGCTCGCTCCGCTGTGCCTGGGTGGGTCGTGGGAGGCGGGGCTGCCCCGAAGGGCTCCGGCTCAGGGCGAGGGTTACCCCCGGCTGCTGGCGGCCGGCCCGAAGGGCAAGGTGGATGCTTTCCTGCAGGCTTCGCCCTccgccccaccccaccccaccagctcACCCTGAgaaatcggggggggggggtaacaAAAGGCGGTGAATGGCTCAGGAAGGTGTTTCGGTGTAGAAGCAGCTCAAGTTCTAAAAGACAGCCGTAGCCAGATGTGCTTTTCATGGTATATTCACGATGCGGAAATTGATGATCGGTGCAGGTGAAAAGGCTTGGAATACAATAGTGTATGAAATGTCGTAGCATCCCCCTCGCGTCTCCTGCCCATCATACTTTTTGAGTTTTGAGTTCTACACGCTTTTCGTGCTCCCCGTGAGCACAGAGAGCTGCTACAGCCTCACTAATAGCTACATGATCTAGTTCTTAGATGTGTCTTAAGCTGTCACTCTCTTTTTCATTCATTGTCTTCCTTTCCCGCTTCTGCCAAATATTGTCTGA
This sequence is a window from Pelecanus crispus isolate bPelCri1 chromosome 2, bPelCri1.pri, whole genome shotgun sequence. Protein-coding genes within it:
- the IL7 gene encoding interleukin-7, with product MTAEPPAQLPAAPPRGPCSMNESKSGRFPSRPLPGSEARERRRQRDVFFRSIFRVLPLLLVLSPVNSSSCAMGNKTTEIRVKYENILSHDIDELVNMSAEYRDRCCKNKKHENSKVFFCNDTQEIESLQSMACNMFRFFHKQKISKDFRWKAALVACRTLQVLQCKCERHKKEKVCMQINMHNKEDTETGEQSKKKCNQEFCELKENISSLRSCWNKFEKIISR